From one Melioribacteraceae bacterium genomic stretch:
- a CDS encoding serine hydrolase domain-containing protein, which translates to MKLRIVLLFFLLHLTSCEHSTDSTDFSLADQNELKIREVVQQSFVDHNVPGILLLLKFEDGSIFKDAFGYSDLRDSAIIKTSQQFRIGSVTKTMIGTAVLILVDRNIIKFENTLEELLPGVITRGNEITLMMLLNHSSAIPNYTNYDAFLDIYSTNPTYEWTPKVICDLFRNEELLDTPGEKSYYSNSNYYLLGLIIEKFSNKPLTDFLRDEIFHPLKMYSTYLPETSDLDGNIVRGYLDINNDGIISDNEDFTSQDPYSIWAAGGVVSTIDDLLIWTEELMAGTLLSSALQATRNVIDVPVAEAPIGVNYGLGISDIFGAIGHTGAVAGYSTIIFNYKKTTFIAFGNSYETANESGLIAEDLFEKLKNALFN; encoded by the coding sequence ATGAAACTCCGTATAGTACTTTTATTTTTCTTATTACATCTGACTTCTTGTGAACATTCAACAGACTCCACCGATTTCTCTCTTGCAGATCAAAATGAATTGAAAATTAGAGAAGTAGTTCAGCAATCGTTTGTAGATCATAATGTACCCGGAATATTACTTCTTTTAAAATTTGAGGATGGATCAATTTTCAAAGATGCTTTCGGTTATTCAGACTTAAGAGATTCCGCAATAATTAAAACTTCACAACAATTCAGAATCGGAAGCGTTACTAAAACTATGATTGGAACCGCAGTATTAATTTTAGTGGATAGAAATATTATCAAATTCGAAAATACTCTTGAGGAATTATTACCCGGCGTGATTACCCGAGGAAATGAAATAACATTAATGATGTTATTAAATCATAGTTCCGCAATTCCAAACTACACAAATTATGATGCGTTCCTTGATATTTATTCAACAAACCCAACTTACGAATGGACACCAAAAGTGATATGTGATCTTTTTAGAAACGAAGAATTGCTTGATACACCCGGAGAAAAAAGTTATTACAGTAATTCTAATTACTACTTGCTTGGATTGATAATTGAAAAGTTTTCGAATAAACCTTTGACCGACTTTCTGCGTGACGAAATTTTTCATCCGCTAAAAATGTATAGTACTTATCTACCTGAAACCAGCGATCTTGATGGAAATATTGTCAGAGGTTATTTAGATATAAACAATGACGGGATAATTTCTGACAATGAAGATTTCACTTCACAAGATCCTTATTCAATTTGGGCTGCAGGCGGAGTCGTTTCAACAATTGATGATCTGCTTATTTGGACTGAGGAATTGATGGCGGGAACTTTGCTCAGCTCTGCTTTGCAGGCAACAAGAAATGTAATCGATGTTCCTGTTGCCGAGGCACCAATCGGAGTTAATTACGGATTAGGAATTTCAGATATATTCGGCGCAATAGGACATACCGGAGCTGTTGCCGGCTATTCAACTATTATATTTAATTATAAGAAAACAACTTTTATTGCATTCGGGAATAGCTATGAAACAGCAAATGAGAGTGGATTAATAGCAGAAGATCTTTTTGAAAAACTTAAAAATGCTCTGTTCAATTAA